One genomic window of Anaerofustis stercorihominis DSM 17244 includes the following:
- a CDS encoding ABC-F family ATP-binding cassette domain-containing protein, with protein MQININSLNKSFGSEHLFTINSLMINDKDKVGIVGRNGAGKTTLLNIIMGLDEDYTGHLSKIDKDKIGFLRQDLNLNLDNNIYNEVLLGAEKYTKKEEEIENISMLIDFEKDKEKLNKLNEQYHELITEFEDMDGYKYKSLMVGIIKGLGYSESDFNKKISTLSGGQKMRVALAKLLVSSPEVLILDEPTNYLDTSSITWLENFLSSVKSTVIVVSHDRYFLDRFTNKIVEIENKECYIYSGNYSDYIYKKKQRLISEEHAYKKQQAEIKKQEEVIKTLKQFNREKSVKRARSREKMLDKIEKVDKPYTSKNSHIRFRYTPMVSKKAITVEGLKFGYTENKKLFNDFNITIGSTDRLGICGRNATGKSTFLKLITGILKENNGLIKKNPKCQVLYFEQEHNDLDGSLTIIEELRRSTGADDGEIRNILGCMMFSGDDINKKISTLSGGEKSRVAIAKLMMKESNVLILDEPTNHLDIETKEILEDALLSYNGAVISVSHDRYYLNKICNRIMYLTGKDIKVYDGNYDYAMEKESIINTKIKEKTLEVKKEENKDNRNTSKLSNNKRTAYEKELKDIELLMDKLESDKEEIAVKMNDPDFFSNEGKVEKVSLRLNDIQNLLEEKELRWLEITEILENDKE; from the coding sequence ATGCAGATTAATATAAATAGTTTAAATAAAAGCTTTGGAAGCGAACACTTATTTACTATTAATTCACTTATGATAAACGATAAAGATAAGGTGGGCATTGTCGGTCGTAACGGAGCCGGCAAGACCACCTTACTTAATATTATAATGGGTTTGGATGAGGATTATACAGGACATCTATCCAAAATAGACAAAGATAAGATAGGCTTTTTAAGACAGGACTTAAACCTAAACTTAGATAATAATATTTATAATGAAGTACTATTAGGAGCAGAAAAATACACAAAAAAAGAAGAAGAAATAGAAAATATTTCTATGCTTATAGATTTTGAAAAAGATAAAGAAAAACTTAATAAGTTAAATGAGCAATACCATGAACTTATAACAGAATTCGAAGATATGGACGGATATAAGTATAAAAGTTTAATGGTAGGAATTATTAAAGGACTTGGTTACAGTGAAAGTGACTTTAATAAAAAAATATCTACTTTATCCGGCGGACAAAAGATGAGAGTAGCTCTTGCAAAACTACTCGTTTCTTCTCCGGAAGTCTTGATACTCGATGAGCCTACAAATTATCTCGACACAAGCAGTATTACATGGCTGGAAAATTTTTTATCTTCAGTTAAATCCACAGTCATAGTTGTAAGTCACGACAGATATTTTTTAGATAGATTTACAAATAAAATAGTGGAAATAGAAAACAAAGAATGCTATATATATAGCGGGAATTATTCAGATTACATTTATAAGAAGAAACAAAGACTTATAAGCGAAGAACATGCCTATAAAAAACAACAGGCAGAAATTAAAAAACAAGAAGAAGTAATAAAGACATTAAAACAATTTAACAGAGAAAAAAGCGTAAAAAGAGCAAGAAGCAGAGAGAAAATGCTCGATAAAATAGAAAAAGTAGATAAACCATATACCTCAAAAAACTCTCACATAAGATTTAGATATACGCCAATGGTCAGTAAAAAAGCCATAACTGTAGAGGGGTTGAAATTTGGCTATACCGAAAATAAAAAGTTATTTAATGATTTTAATATCACAATAGGCAGTACAGACAGACTTGGGATTTGCGGCAGAAATGCAACGGGGAAATCGACCTTTTTAAAGCTGATTACGGGAATACTCAAAGAAAATAACGGACTTATAAAGAAAAATCCAAAATGCCAAGTATTATATTTCGAACAGGAACATAACGACTTAGACGGCAGTTTGACAATAATAGAAGAGCTGAGAAGATCAACCGGAGCAGATGACGGAGAAATAAGGAACATTTTGGGATGTATGATGTTCTCGGGAGACGATATAAATAAAAAGATTTCCACATTATCCGGCGGAGAGAAAAGCAGAGTAGCCATAGCAAAACTGATGATGAAAGAATCAAATGTTTTAATACTCGATGAACCCACAAATCACTTGGATATAGAAACAAAAGAAATATTGGAAGACGCGCTTCTATCTTATAACGGTGCAGTGATAAGCGTATCTCATGACAGATATTATCTAAATAAAATTTGTAACAGAATAATGTATTTGACGGGAAAAGACATCAAAGTATACGACGGAAATTATGATTATGCAATGGAAAAAGAAAGTATAATCAATACAAAAATAAAAGAAAAAACTTTAGAAGTAAAAAAAGAAGAGAATAAAGATAATAGAAATACTTCAAAGCTCAGCAACAATAAAAGAACAGCATATGAAAAAGAACTTAAAGATATAGAACTTTTAATGGATAAACTGGAAAGCGACAAAGAAGAAATTGCGGTAAAAATGAACGATCCCGACTTCTTCAGCAATGAAGGAAAAGTCGAAAAAGTATCTTTAAGATTAAATGATATCCAAAATCTACTCGAGGAAAAAGAACTAAGATGGCTTGAGATTACGGAAATACTCGAAAATGACAAAGAATAA
- a CDS encoding citrate/2-methylcitrate synthase, translating into MKHKDTEINFSDITPEIKDLSKTCLNNCYIEKDLYAIHNVNRGLRDVNGVGVLTGLTEISDVCGSEIVDGKKVSVEGYLRYRGIPIESLVDGFLEDNRFGFEEVTYLLLAGKQPNKKELEAFTSQIAKYRSLPPSFVRDIIMKAPSIDVMNTMARSVLTLYSYDENPDDISIQNVLRQCMHLISIFPMIAVYGYQSSIHYHQGESLYIHPPKPELSTAENILHMLRPDSKYTTLEARILDLALVLHAEHGGGNNSSFTMHVVSSSGTDTYSAVGAALASLKGPKHGGANVKVVNMFEEIKANVKDWEDDEEVSSYLNKILDKKAFDKQGLIYGVGHGIYSTSDPRALIFKYFVERLSEEKGLTDEFKLYERVERLAPDIIKGKFKTYKDICANIDFYSGFVYKMLGIPKELFTPLFAIARISGWSAHRLEELINAGKIIRPAYMNVQPKTEYIPLDKRK; encoded by the coding sequence ATGAAACATAAAGATACAGAAATCAACTTTTCGGATATAACACCTGAAATCAAAGATTTAAGCAAGACGTGCTTGAATAATTGTTATATAGAAAAAGATCTATATGCAATTCACAATGTAAACAGAGGACTTAGAGATGTTAACGGTGTAGGTGTATTAACAGGGCTTACGGAGATTTCCGATGTTTGCGGAAGTGAGATTGTAGACGGAAAAAAAGTTTCGGTCGAGGGATATTTAAGATATAGAGGTATTCCTATCGAATCATTGGTTGACGGATTTTTGGAAGATAACAGATTTGGTTTTGAAGAAGTTACATATTTGCTTTTGGCAGGCAAACAGCCAAACAAAAAAGAACTTGAGGCTTTTACCAGTCAGATTGCAAAATATAGATCATTGCCGCCTTCTTTTGTAAGAGATATAATCATGAAGGCTCCCAGTATAGATGTAATGAATACAATGGCAAGGAGCGTCCTTACATTATATTCTTATGACGAAAATCCGGATGATATATCGATACAAAATGTGTTGAGGCAGTGTATGCATCTTATATCCATATTCCCAATGATAGCTGTTTACGGTTATCAATCAAGCATACATTATCATCAAGGTGAAAGCTTATACATTCATCCACCTAAACCGGAGTTATCAACTGCCGAAAATATACTCCATATGCTTAGACCGGATTCTAAATATACTACTCTTGAAGCAAGGATTTTAGACCTTGCACTTGTACTTCATGCGGAGCATGGCGGAGGTAATAACTCGTCATTTACCATGCATGTCGTTTCATCTTCCGGAACAGATACATATTCTGCCGTTGGTGCGGCTTTAGCGTCACTTAAAGGACCTAAACACGGCGGTGCAAATGTTAAGGTAGTAAATATGTTTGAAGAAATAAAAGCTAATGTAAAAGATTGGGAAGATGATGAGGAAGTAAGTTCTTATTTAAATAAGATACTTGACAAGAAAGCTTTCGATAAACAGGGACTTATCTACGGTGTTGGTCATGGTATTTATTCTACTTCCGATCCGAGAGCTCTTATATTTAAGTATTTCGTTGAAAGGTTATCTGAAGAAAAAGGGCTTACCGATGAATTTAAGTTGTATGAAAGAGTCGAAAGACTTGCTCCCGATATAATCAAAGGCAAATTTAAAACATACAAAGATATTTGTGCAAATATTGACTTTTACAGTGGATTTGTTTATAAAATGCTTGGGATACCAAAGGAATTGTTCACGCCTTTGTTTGCAATAGCGAGAATTTCCGGCTGGTCTGCTCATAGGCTTGAAGAACTTATTAATGCGGGAAAAATCATAAGACCTGCTTATATGAATGTTCAGCCTAAGACAGAATATATCCCTTTGGATAAAAGGAAATAA
- the hisIE gene encoding bifunctional phosphoribosyl-AMP cyclohydrolase/phosphoribosyl-ATP diphosphatase HisIE, translating to MDFKDFKLDDSGLLPVIVQNYKTGKVLMLGYMNEEAYNNTLKTGKVNFYSRSRKTQWLKGETSGNFLNVVSIKSDCDNDTLLVNADPVGPTCHTGSESCFFNDIVKSDKEESAQILFTLQDTINQRKEDIKKLEKMPTKYEGSYTQYLLIEGTDKICKKIGEESAETIIAAKNDDKEEIICEASDLIYHLLVLLNDRGVKIEDIFSKLNNRHK from the coding sequence ATGGATTTTAAAGATTTTAAACTTGATGATAGCGGACTTCTGCCTGTTATCGTTCAGAATTATAAAACGGGGAAAGTATTGATGCTCGGATATATGAATGAAGAAGCTTATAATAACACTCTTAAGACGGGTAAGGTAAACTTTTATTCAAGGAGTAGAAAGACACAGTGGCTTAAAGGTGAGACAAGCGGGAACTTTTTAAATGTCGTTAGCATAAAATCCGACTGTGATAACGATACTTTGCTTGTTAATGCTGATCCTGTGGGACCTACCTGTCATACCGGCAGTGAAAGCTGTTTCTTTAACGATATAGTAAAATCAGATAAAGAAGAGAGTGCACAAATTTTATTTACGCTTCAGGATACTATCAATCAAAGAAAAGAAGATATAAAGAAATTAGAAAAAATGCCTACCAAATATGAAGGTTCATATACACAGTATTTACTTATAGAAGGAACCGATAAGATTTGCAAAAAAATAGGCGAAGAGAGTGCGGAAACTATAATTGCCGCGAAGAATGATGATAAAGAAGAAATCATATGTGAAGCCAGTGATTTGATATATCACTTATTAGTATTATTAAATGACAGAGGAGTAAAAATAGAGGATATTTTTAGTAAACTTAACAACAGACATAAATAA
- the hisF gene encoding imidazole glycerol phosphate synthase subunit HisF produces the protein MLAKRIIPCLDVDHGRVVKGKQFANIKDVDDPVKLGKRYSELGADELVFYDITASSDERDIFIHTVEDIAKEVSIPFTIGGGIRTVEDFRKVLLAGADKVSVNSSAVTNPSIISDGAKRFGSQCVVLSIDAKRNDKNSWDVYVKGGRENTYIDAVEWAKKGEDLGAGEICINSIDTDGVKNGFDLELIEKLNSILSIPIIASGGAGRMEHFLEVLKSGADAALAASVFHFGEIDIMELKEYLKDNSIEMRL, from the coding sequence ATGTTAGCAAAAAGAATTATACCATGCCTTGATGTTGACCACGGCAGAGTGGTAAAGGGTAAACAATTTGCGAATATAAAAGATGTGGATGACCCCGTTAAATTAGGTAAAAGATATTCCGAGCTGGGTGCAGACGAACTGGTATTTTACGATATTACCGCTTCAAGCGATGAAAGAGATATATTTATACATACCGTAGAGGATATAGCAAAAGAAGTCTCCATTCCTTTTACTATCGGAGGCGGAATAAGAACAGTCGAAGACTTTAGAAAAGTACTGCTTGCCGGTGCGGATAAAGTAAGCGTCAATTCCAGTGCCGTTACTAATCCAAGTATAATTTCCGACGGCGCCAAAAGATTTGGTTCTCAGTGTGTTGTTTTATCTATAGATGCAAAGAGAAATGATAAAAACAGCTGGGATGTTTATGTAAAAGGCGGAAGAGAAAATACATATATAGACGCTGTTGAGTGGGCTAAAAAAGGCGAAGATTTGGGCGCCGGAGAAATTTGTATCAATTCCATAGATACCGACGGAGTGAAAAATGGTTTTGACCTTGAACTTATAGAAAAATTAAATAGTATTTTATCCATTCCTATCATTGCCTCAGGCGGAGCAGGAAGAATGGAGCATTTTCTTGAGGTATTAAAATCTGGTGCAGACGCTGCTTTGGCAGCCAGTGTATTTCATTTTGGGGAAATAGATATTATGGAGCTTAAAGAGTATTTAAAAGATAATAGTATAGAAATGAGGTTGTGA
- the hisA gene encoding 1-(5-phosphoribosyl)-5-[(5-phosphoribosylamino)methylideneamino]imidazole-4-carboxamide isomerase, with the protein MIIFPAIDIRDNKCVRLSQGDYDKQTVYFDNPFTVAEDFEKRGVKYLHIVDLDAALIGKLTNFDIIKKIITDTNMLIEVGGGIRGEEQIKKYVDIGVDRVSIGTKAVKDFAFLKEMSEKYPYKISLSLDVKDEYVYIKGWSENSGILIWDYLDKIKDLPLTGIVVTDIKKDGMLSGPSFELYRKLKKATKHNIVVSGGVSSLDDINKLKEDDTYGVIVGKALYENKFSVEDIIC; encoded by the coding sequence ATGATAATATTTCCTGCAATAGATATAAGAGACAATAAATGTGTAAGACTTTCTCAGGGGGATTATGATAAACAAACCGTTTACTTTGATAACCCTTTTACCGTAGCGGAGGATTTTGAAAAAAGAGGTGTAAAGTATCTTCATATCGTAGACCTTGATGCTGCGTTGATAGGGAAGCTTACTAATTTCGATATTATAAAAAAGATTATCACGGATACAAATATGCTCATCGAAGTCGGCGGCGGTATAAGAGGAGAAGAACAAATCAAGAAATATGTTGATATAGGTGTGGACAGAGTATCTATAGGAACAAAAGCAGTCAAAGATTTTGCATTCCTAAAAGAAATGTCTGAAAAGTACCCATATAAAATAAGTCTGTCTTTAGATGTAAAAGACGAATATGTCTATATAAAAGGCTGGAGTGAAAACAGCGGGATTTTGATTTGGGATTATCTTGATAAAATAAAGGATTTGCCTCTTACCGGTATAGTTGTGACTGATATTAAAAAGGACGGTATGCTTAGCGGGCCGAGCTTTGAATTGTATAGAAAGCTTAAAAAAGCAACGAAGCATAATATAGTTGTATCGGGCGGCGTATCTTCACTTGATGATATCAATAAATTAAAAGAAGATGATACTTACGGAGTGATAGTAGGTAAAGCTTTATATGAAAATAAGTTTAGTGTAGAGGATATAATATGTTAG
- the hisH gene encoding imidazole glycerol phosphate synthase subunit HisH, whose product MIGIIDYGAGNLRNVYNTLSRLGYESVITNDTEVLKNCEKLIIPGVGAFEDGMKGLRENNLISFLNDWVKDGKYLLGICLGMQLLFDKSYEMGEHDGLGFIKGDVVPFDIPKSYKVPHMGWNELIINQTDNIVKDVNNGEYVYFVHSYHADKMNDEDLIAYSEYHYNVPAVVRHGNVIGMQFHPEKSDKTGTKLLLNYLGE is encoded by the coding sequence ATGATAGGAATAATCGATTACGGTGCGGGTAACCTCAGAAATGTATATAACACTTTAAGCAGGCTTGGTTATGAAAGTGTAATCACTAATGATACAGAAGTTTTAAAAAACTGTGAAAAGCTGATTATACCCGGAGTAGGCGCTTTTGAAGACGGGATGAAGGGGCTTAGAGAAAATAATCTTATTTCATTCTTGAACGATTGGGTAAAGGACGGTAAATATCTTCTCGGTATATGTCTCGGAATGCAGCTTCTGTTTGATAAAAGCTATGAAATGGGCGAACATGACGGTCTTGGTTTTATAAAAGGCGATGTCGTACCCTTTGATATCCCAAAGAGTTATAAAGTTCCTCATATGGGGTGGAACGAGCTTATTATAAATCAAACTGACAATATCGTAAAAGATGTAAATAATGGCGAATATGTATATTTTGTTCATTCTTACCATGCGGATAAGATGAATGATGAAGATTTGATTGCTTACAGCGAATACCATTATAACGTTCCGGCAGTAGTAAGACACGGAAACGTAATAGGAATGCAGTTTCATCCGGAAAAAAGCGATAAAACAGGTACAAAATTACTTTTAAATTACTTAGGAGAATAA